The nucleotide sequence TGGTCGCAACGACGTTTGGTCCTGTATTGAATGAATGCCCAGGTGAACAAAATTTCGGTAGGCGTCCAATAGCGGTTTGCCGTAGGCCGTCGCTACCGTGATTTTCGATCGGATGCCGCGGGAAACTGGCGGCGTTTCACGGGGCGGTGTGCGTTGGGTGAATCAGCGGCCTAAGGGCAGGCCGTCAGGGGACGAAAGACAAAAAGGGGGCGGGACGAAACCCACCCCCATTTGTCGCGACATCGATCAGTTGGAGGTGATCGTACCGGTCACGATCGTTTCATAATCGCCAGCCAGGAACGTTCCGAATCCGTCGGTGATGAACGTGACCGACAGGTTCATGTTGGCCGTACCGAAACCGTCACTGCTGACTTGAACGGTGGCGACTTCGTCGTTGTTGATGTAGTCGGTTTGGTCGCTGCTTTGGGCAACGGTCCAGGTGGCACCGCCGATTGACGAATCGACGGCCAGTCCCAAGGCGACGTCACGTTTTTCGCTGGGCGTGTTTGTATGCGTGAAGGCTGCGGCGGTCGCGAAGGTTGCGGTCACGCCGGCGCTGGAGTTGCCTTTGACGATCCAAGGCTGCGGCAAGAACGATTGATCGTTTTCGCTTTCGTCGTGAATCAGATTCACGTTGTCCGGGGCGATGATGGCGATGGACGAGGGAACCGTGACGGTGAATTTTTGGGTGTCACTGGTTTGAGCGTTGGCCGTGGTCATGGAAGCGACGACGATCAAAGCGGCAACAATTGATTGGATGCGAAACATGGTGAGCAGCCTTCAGCAAACGTGAAACAAGTGGAAAAGGTTTGCAACGAAACATCACCGAAGTTGGCCGACCGCACGTTGCGGCATTCAATGACCGTGGTCGGTGATCGCGTTCGTCGCTTTCACTGCAAACCTATGCCGGGACGCGACGGTGGCAAACGATTCGAAGCATAAGTCCGAACCGTCCCGTCGCGCAGTTTGAAGCCCGTCGAAGTTGCGTCTGGTGTTTGTCAGGCAATCAACGGACACCACGTCGGGGCAAACGCGAAGCCACGTTTTGGCGGTTGCGTCTTGAGCGAAATAGCGACGCCGACATCACAAGAATGAAGCCCCATGTCTGGGGTTCGGGAACCGCGGTTGCGCCGGCGATCGACGTGATTTGCAGAAGGTCGCCGGTTGACGCATCGCGAATGGATCCGATGGTGGTCAATTCACCGGTCTGTAAATCAATCGTTTGTAAGACAGATTCACCGGTGTTGCGGTCGACGGTGAATGCGCGTCCGCCGGGCCCGAAGGTCAGCGCGTTGGCCGGTTCGCCGCTGAGCCAAGTTTGAAACGTTCCCAGACCGGTGGATGCATCCAACGTGAACAGAGCGCCGCGTTGATCGGGGATGGGCTGGCTGGCATCGGGATCGCCGCTTTTCATGTACAGCGTTCCATCGGGCGCGAACGCCAAGCCGACCTGATTGACATTCAAACCCGATGGCTGCATCGGAGTAACCGCGGCGGTGCTCGTGTCCAAGCGGACCAGTTGTCGACTGAGCGAACCGAGTCCGGCAAAGCTGCCCTGCTGTAGCCAGGCGTAAAGGTTGCCGGACGAGTCGAACGTCATGTCGGGGACGCCGATCTGTGTGTCGCCGATCAGCATGGCCTGACCGTTCACAGCGTCCAGTTCCAACAGTTGCCCGCCGACTTGTGCGGTGCGGTCGTTGCGGTGGGCATAGATTCGGCCGGTCAGTGGGTGGACCGCCAATGCGCCGACGTTTTGAAAACCGGTCGGACCGATCATGGTCGCCATCCCGGTCGCCGCGTCAATGCGGTACAGCACCGATGACAGGTCACGGGCTTTGCCATCGACCAGTACTTTGCCGCCGGTGATTCCGATCAGGTCCGCCAAGGCGGTTGGGCTCGCCGAGAGTGCGCAGACCAAACCCAAGCAGATCCATCCCGACGTCCGTACCGCCATCCATCCGTTGGTGTCCATTCGCATCCGATGCGACTCCTTCCTTCGATCGACCGCAAAATTGTCCGGCCCCCCTACCCAATCGATTCGCCAGAACGATGTATCAAGATGCCTGGGGCAAGATCGATCGTTTGGGCGAACTGGGACGAATCGTGATCGGGTTGCGGTTTCGCGTAAAGCGGCAAATCTTGAAGCCTCCACTGAAGGATGTGGCTTCGGTTCCACCAGGGTGTTGCCGATTGGATCAGTCGAAGATTCCAGACGCTTCGGCAGCGGCGGCAGGCGATTCGCGTCACCCGCCACGGCGTGCCGGCAATGCTAGGCCGTCTGTTGAAGTTGCCGGGCGTACGTGGTCAATCCCGCGCGGCATCGGACGTCCAGCTTCTTCATCAACCGAGCCCGGTAGGTCTCGATCGTTTTCACACTGAGGAACAGCTTTTCGGCGATCTGCTTGTTGGTCATGCCGTCGGACAGCAATCCCAAGACCTCGCGTTCCCGAATGGACAACTGGTCGATGCGGTCGGCATCCGTGTCCACCGTCGTGGCAGGTCGCATGGGCTTGAGCAGCGACTGGTGCTGGGGGTGGCAGAAGAAATAGCGGCCTTCGGCGACCGACGTGATCGCACAGAACAGTTGTTCGAAGCTGAGCGTTTTGTCGACCAGGCCGGCAACGCCCATCCGCAACAACGACGGATAGGATTGGGACGACACCTGATCGGACCAGACGATCACGCGGGCATCGCCGATCGTTTCGATCAGCGTTTGCAGTTGCGCCAACGCTTGTTCGTCGCGAAAGTCGGCATCCAACAGCACGACGTCGACGGATTGGTCGGTCAGCAATTGGGTGGCTTCTTGAAGGCCGCTTGCTTCGCCGACGATCGACACCAGGTCACGCGAGCACGCGGATCGGAATCCGAGTCGGACGAAGTCGTTGGCTTCGATCAAAAATAAAGTGGGGGGCATCGGTGATTCTCCGAAGGCAATGGTGAGGGTATGCCGTCCGGATCACTTCCGTTGGGGGCGAGGCGTGGGGGGAGTGATCGTTGGGGGTGATCACACGTGATGGTGGACCTTGGGGTGGTCCAACGGTGCGTCCCGCTCCCTTGAAAGCGATTCGGCAAATGGTGAGGCTTTGCACAACCAACCGTTGCACCCGATTGTTGGCATGTCGGGGAAATTCAAGGTTTGCGGCTCACCGCAAGGTTGCCGCGTGACGGATTGGGCAGATCTTGTCGAT is from Crateriforma conspicua and encodes:
- a CDS encoding NHL repeat-containing protein, yielding MRMDTNGWMAVRTSGWICLGLVCALSASPTALADLIGITGGKVLVDGKARDLSSVLYRIDAATGMATMIGPTGFQNVGALAVHPLTGRIYAHRNDRTAQVGGQLLELDAVNGQAMLIGDTQIGVPDMTFDSSGNLYAWLQQGSFAGLGSLSRQLVRLDTSTAAVTPMQPSGLNVNQVGLAFAPDGTLYMKSGDPDASQPIPDQRGALFTLDASTGLGTFQTWLSGEPANALTFGPGGRAFTVDRNTGESVLQTIDLQTGELTTIGSIRDASTGDLLQITSIAGATAVPEPQTWGFILVMSASLFRSRRNRQNVASRLPRRGVR
- a CDS encoding response regulator transcription factor, with amino-acid sequence MPPTLFLIEANDFVRLGFRSACSRDLVSIVGEASGLQEATQLLTDQSVDVVLLDADFRDEQALAQLQTLIETIGDARVIVWSDQVSSQSYPSLLRMGVAGLVDKTLSFEQLFCAITSVAEGRYFFCHPQHQSLLKPMRPATTVDTDADRIDQLSIREREVLGLLSDGMTNKQIAEKLFLSVKTIETYRARLMKKLDVRCRAGLTTYARQLQQTA